In one window of Helianthus annuus cultivar XRQ/B chromosome 17, HanXRQr2.0-SUNRISE, whole genome shotgun sequence DNA:
- the LOC110925764 gene encoding histone H2AX-like, whose translation MLDDSKNEDLALQIINLVKNSINNQNKTQKQTNLNFKQKLTCSLHKQPSMESRKATKATRGRKSAGEWKKSVTKTVKAGFQFPVGRITRFLKKERHAQRTGSGDPIYLVAVLEYLDAKFSELAGNAGRDNNNSKPNHHGGAGVCDDGSLGGSININNNSRQDHYSGGRNISGGSSSNGDGGSSGGGTCNWFGDDSLNPSFLNLNFQSLDFGPEEIERTG comes from the coding sequence ATGTTGGATGATTCTAAGAATGAGGATCTTGCATTGCAGATCATCAATCTTGTCAAAAACAGTATCAATAAccaaaataaaacacaaaaacagACAAACCTCAATTTCAAACAAAAACTAACTTGCTCTCTTCACAAACAACCATCAATGGAGTCAAGAAAAGCAACGAAAGCCACCAGAGGAAGAAAAAGCGCCGGTGAATGGAAGAAATCCGTCACAAAGACCGTCAAAGCCGGTTTCCAGTTCCCCGTCGGAAGAATCACCAGGTTTCTAAAAAAGGAGCGACACGCTCAACGTACCGGATCCGGAGATCCGATCTACCTTGTTGCTGTTCTCGAATACCTTGATGCTAAGTTTTCGGAGTTGGCCGGAAATGCAGGGAGAGATAACAACAACTCGAAGCCGAACCATCATGGCGGTGCCGGCGTTTGTGATGATGGCAGCCTTGGAGGCTCCATCAACATCAACAACAACTCGAGGCAGGACCACTATAGTGGTGGTAGAAATATTAGTGGTGGCAGCAGTTCGAATGGTGACGGCGGTAGCTCAGGCGGTGGTACATGTAACTGGTTTGGGGATGATTCCTTAAACCCTT